The DNA segment GCCTCGAGCCAGCGCTCCAGGGCCGGGCCGTGGTCGGGAGGAGACGCGGGGCCTATGGCCACATGGTCAAAACCCTCCGCGAGCGCCCGGGACTTGACGGAGTCCGTCAGGATCGACGAGGTCAGGGTCACGACTTGCGGGCCTTGACGATGAGGTGGGCGCGCGTGAGCGTGCGCCCGCCACCCTCGAGGAAGGCGAGGTAGCGGAACCACCGGCCGTCGGCCCGCCACGCGTCTTCAAGACCCACGGCGGCGGCCAGCCCTTCCTCCACCGAGGCAAAGCGCTTCACCTCACGCTCGACCTCGACGACTTCGGGGAGGAAACCCTGGGCGCGGAGGCTCCGCTCCATGCGCGTCTCGTCGTAGGCGAAGCGGGAGACCTTGCCCGTCTCCCTCCACTGGTCGACATGGAAGGCGACCATCCCCAGGCACTGGCCGGGTCGAAGGGCTCGGGCCGCGCGCTCGATGATGGCGTCGGAGGCGCAGAGATGCGCCGTCACCATATCGGGGCTGAAGCGAACGTATTCCTCGCGCTCGGCATCTCCTTCGATGAAATCGACGTTGGCGAGCTGGGCCTGCTCGGCCAGACGACGAGCTTCCTTGATGGCGGCGGGGTCCCGATCGAGGCCCGCGACGTGTCTCATCCGTGCGGCGAGCCAGAACGTCAGTCGCCCCGTGCCGCAGCCCACGTCGAGCCCCCGCATGGTGTCGAGACCCTCCGCCTCGAGCAGACCCAGGAACCTTGGCGAGACAGGCAAGCTACTCGGCCTTGAAGTACTTCGCCTCTGGGTGGTGGAACACGAGGGCGGAGACCGAGGCCTCGGGGTCCATCATGAAGCCTTCGGTCAGCCCGAGGCCGATCTGCGATGGCTCGAGGAGGTCGAAGAGGATGCGCTGATCCGCGAGATTCGGACAGGCGGGATAGCCGAAAGAGACCCGGAGGCCGCGGTAGTGCGCCTTGAGCCTGTCCTCCATGGGCATGCCGGGCGGATCCGGAAAGCCCCACTGGGTCCGCAGCCGCGTGTGGAGCATCTCCGCCAGCGCTTCGGCCAGCTCGATGGCGAGGGCCTGGAGGGCATGCGAGCGGAGGTACTCGCCCTCCTCCTTCCAGCGCTCGGCGAGCTCGCGGACGCCCTTTCCGCACGTGACGGCGAAGAGCGCGACATAGTCCGGCTCGGGCCAGCCCGTATCGCGCGCGTAGTCGGAGAGACAGAGGCGCTCGCCGCCCCGCTGGCGCGGGAAGGAGAAGCGCGCGGTCTCGCGCCCGTCGCGATACAGAACGAGGTCGTCGCCCGCCGAGCGCGCCTCGAAGAAGCGGTAGAGCGCATTGGCCTCCAGCCACCCCTGCTCCACGACCTCCCGCTTCAGCTCCTCGATGGTCCCGTTGATCTCCAGGGTCTTGGCATCCCCGTCGGCGAGGAGGCGCTGGACCGAGCCCTTCACGCCCAGGTGCTTGCCGAGGAGCATCTGGAGGTTGAGATAGGGATAGACGTGCGTCAGGGGTACCCGCCGGAGGACGTGGAGATCGAGGTCGGGCGGCTTGGGGACGGAAACGTCCCGCGAGACGGCCGAGCGAGCGGGTGTCGCGGCGGCGGGCCGCGGCTCTTCCATCACTTCGGCCCCCGCGCGCAGCCGCTCCTGCTCGGCGCGGAGGCGCTCGATGAGGCCCTCGCGGGTGGTGGCGCCGAAGAGTCGATTGGCGAGGTCGAGGCCATCCATGGCGTCCTTGGCGTAGAGGGTGGGCCCGCCGTACTCTACGGAGATCCTCGTGGCCGTGAACTTGCGCGTGAGGGCGGCGCCGCCCACGAAGAGCGGGATCTCGATGCCCGCGGCCCGCAGGTCCTGGGCGGTGGTGACCATCTGCTGGGCTGACTTGACGAGGAGACCCGAGAGGCCGAAGGCATCGGGCTTGTGCTGGTGATAGGCGGCGATCAGATCCTCGGGGGGCACCTTGATGCCGAGATTGATGATGCGATAGCCGTTGTTCTTCAGCACGATCTCGACCAGGTTCTTGCCGATATCGTGGACGTCGCCCTTGACGGTGGCCAGGATGAGGGTGGCCCGCGTGGCGCTCTCGTCCTTTTCCATGAAGGGCTCGAGGTAGGCCACGGCCGCCTTCATGGCCTCGGCGGACTGAAGCACCTCGGCCACGATGAGCTGGTTGTCGTTGAAGAGCCGTCCGACCTCTTCCATGCCCTT comes from the Candidatus Methylomirabilota bacterium genome and includes:
- a CDS encoding class I SAM-dependent methyltransferase, whose protein sequence is MPVSPRFLGLLEAEGLDTMRGLDVGCGTGRLTFWLAARMRHVAGLDRDPAAIKEARRLAEQAQLANVDFIEGDAEREEYVRFSPDMVTAHLCASDAIIERAARALRPGQCLGMVAFHVDQWRETGKVSRFAYDETRMERSLRAQGFLPEVVEVEREVKRFASVEEGLAAAVGLEDAWRADGRWFRYLAFLEGGGRTLTRAHLIVKARKS